Proteins from a genomic interval of Rosa chinensis cultivar Old Blush chromosome 2, RchiOBHm-V2, whole genome shotgun sequence:
- the LOC112185691 gene encoding zinc finger CCCH domain-containing protein 38 isoform X1 — MSRSSRKRSSKWDLPEEPQFEDANIPDDGWMGKAGRPFHHKESGREWHSPELGGSNASKWSGLETNDMQRSKRGLGLPSREALPGSRSSHRNESISKGGSRYTEDSMVWDEDGNCSTRMSPGLDEWRQHRSRSPKSGWSRSLRVRSRSRSWTRSRSQSWSRSPDRGYRRESVFLDRNRSRSGVSAQVCKDFAGGRCRRGSDCQLLHEGNSSYDDSWEGRHRNGSASKYSTPPVSGDNPLKTGRSSVYGNDFINGKSRREASSKFDNHRVSDGFSKGSANEIIRERDNDRERDSDRRRRDASTERGVEREPRRSGDIPCKFFAAGNCRNKKFCRFSHHIQSHASSERRSRDDRWGLGHSLNDTDQAWNGRKWNDTPSDSAKLSPDNTGRPRDGRWALGHKINDADQEWDGQKWSDTVTLPESAKLGADNNGNIGVPELRSSAWSMNDNSWGRGLNNENQMCGDPSVSHEAAKRNEKEAQLWKGDKVGAKSKDTEKWLGDMSPDWNYTLQSSNIGKEEHGHIRRGSEISRINDTSLNACKQDMSPDWNYTLQTSNNISREEHGHSARGSESSRLNDTSLKAGNQDIIREASVQVHGGASVMQPMIAERSNYLQNQDIREGGSIGLPHDGKNAIDRTASSRTDLNVSANIMSHQSFDHNVQSSTASPFPGMNTIGQSQALIPAHTQGGLVNPQDTLSGQRKSVIKLDIGDSKTSLVTGLPPVPNVVGGKDLTQLTSLSVSLAQLLENGHQLPQLYAALNSHNALNAPPFPKSEGSSEQLSAIQPEPAMLSQKPYDPTSDTMELKKQEHNNNKACLLPNSTGKTGVDGKLEKPSDDYHQIRNSVEEPRRKSHQLNQPDGNNELGVEESKKVEEENNSPENGPLEVADKDGADEGKKLKEVKGIRAFKFALAEFVKDLLKPSWKDGQVSKDAYKTIVKKVVDKVTGTIPGANIPQTQEKIDSYLSFSKPKLTKLVQAYVEKMQKG; from the exons ATGAGTAGAAGCAGCAGGAAACGCTCTTCTAAATGGGATTTGCCTGAAGAGCCTCAATTTGAAGATGCAAATATACCAGATGATGGTTGGATGGGAAAAGCGGGTAGGCCATTTCATCATAAAGAATCTGGACGTGAGTGGCACTCTCCAGAGCTTGGTGGTAGTAATGCTTCAAAATGGTCAGGTTTAGAGACGAATGATATGCAGAGATCTAAGCGTGGTTTAGGATTGCCATCCAGGGAAGCTTTGCCTGGAAGCAGAAGCTCACATAGGAATGAAAGTATCAGTAAGGGCGGCAGCAGATACACAGAAGACTCCATGGTCTGGGATGAAGATGGAAATTGCAGCACAAGGATGTCTCCTGGTCTTGATGAGTGGAGACAACATCGTAGTCGGTCCCCCAAAAGTGGTTGGAGCAGGTCACTGAG GGTTAGGAGTAGAAGTAGAAGCTGGACCAGGAGTAGAAGCCAGAGCTGGAGCAGGAGTCCAGATCGTGGCTATAGGCGAGAATCAGTTTTCCTTGATAGAAATAGAAGCAGATCGGGAGTTTCAGCTCAAGTGTGCAAAGATTTTGCTGGTGGAAGATGCAGGAGAGGAAGTGATTGTCAGTTACTACATGAGGGTAATTCAAGTTATGATGATAGCTGGGAAGGTAGGCACAGGAATGGTAGCGCCTCAAAATATTCTACACCCCCTGTTTCAGGGGACAATCCATTAAAGACTGGAAGGTCTTCGGTGTATGGTAATGATTTCATTAATGGGAAGTCTAGGAGGGAGGCATCTAGCAAGTTTGATAATCACCGAGTTTCTGATGGGTTCAGTAAAGGTTCTGCAAATGAGATTATTAGAGAAAGGGACAATGATAGAGAAAGGGACAGTGATAGAAGGAGAAGAGATGCTTCTACAGAGCGAGGTGTTGAGCGTGAACCCCGCAGGAGTGGTGATATTCCTTGCAAATTTTTTGCCGCGGGAAATTGTCGGAACAAAAAGTTTTGTCGGTTTTCCCATCATATTCAGTCACATGCAAGTTCTGAAAGAAGGTCACGGGATGACAGGTGGGGATTGGGCCACAGTTTAAATGATACAGACCAGGCATGGAATGGTCGAAAATGGAATGACACTCCGTCAGATTCTGCAAAGTTGAGTCCAGATAATACTGGAAGGCCACGGGATGGCAGATGGGCCCTGGGCCACAAAATAAATGATGCAGACCAGGAATGGGATGGTCAAAAATGGAGTGATACTGTGACTCTGCCAGAGTCGGCAAAGTTGGGTGCGGATAATAACGGAAATATTGGTGTTCCAGAGCTGAGGTCTAGTGCTTGGTCTATGAATGATAATAGTTGGGGGCGTGGTCTGAACAACGAGAACCAAATGTGTGGTGACCCAAGTGTTAGTCATGAAGCAGCCAAGAGGAATGAGAAGGAAGCACAACTGTGGAAGGGGGATAAAGTAGGTGCTAAGTCAAAAGATACTGAAAAATGGCTCGGAGATATGTCTCCGGATTGGAATTATACATTGCAATCCTCCAATATTGGGAAAGAAGAGCATGGTCACATTAGACGGGGTTCAGAAATTTCGAGAATTAATGATACTTCTTTAAATGCTTGCAAACAAGATATGTCTCCGGATTGGAATTATACATTGCAAACGTCCAACAATATTAGCAGAGAAGAGCATGGTCACAGTGCACGGGGTTCAGAATCTTCAAGACTTAATGATACTTCTCTAAAAGCTGGCAATCAAGATATAATTCGAGAGGCTTCAGTCCAGGTACATGGTGGTGCTTCAGTTATGCAACCAATGATAGCTGAAAGATCTAATTATCTACAGAACCAGGATATAAGGGAAGGTGGTTCTATTGGATTGCCACATGATGGCAAGAATGCAATTGATAGAACTGCTAGTTCTCGCACTGACCTCAATGTTTCTGCAAATATCATGTCACACCAAAGCTTTGACCATAATGTGCAGAGTTCAACTGCTTCTCCCTTTCCTGGCATGAACACAATCGGGCAAAGTCAAGCGCTTATCCCAGCTCACACCCAAGGAGGACTTGTAAATCCACAAGATACACTATCTGGACAGAGGAAATCTGTCATCAAGTTAGATATAGGGGATTCAAAAACATCACTAGTTACTGGCCTTCCTCCAGTGCCTAATGTGGTAGGTGGTAAAGATCTCACACAACTTACCAGTCTTTCAGTCTCGCTGGCTCAGTTATTGGAAAATGGACATCAGCTTCCACAGCTTTATGCTGCTTTAAATTCTCATAATGCATTGAATGCACCTCCATTTCCCAAATCTGAAGGATCTTCTGAGCAGCTTTCAGCTATTCAGCCAGAACCAGCCATGTTGTCTCAGAAGCCATACGATCCTACATCTGATACCATGGAACTTAAGAAGCAAGAACACAATAACAACAAAGCGTGCCTTCTGCCAAATAGCACAGGGAAGACAGGTGTTGATGGAAAATTAGAAAAGCCTTCAGATGATTACCATCAGATTCGTAATTCAGTAGAAGAACCTAGGCGTAAGAGCCACCAGTTGAATCAGCCTGATGGAAATAATGAACTTGGGGTTGAGGAAAGTAAGAAAGTAGAAGAAGAGAATAACTCCCCCGAGAATGGTCCCTTGGAGGTTGCAGATAAAGATGGGGCTGATGAGGGCAAGAAACTCAAGGAAGTGAAGGGGATACGTGCATTTAAATTTGCTCTTGCGGAGTTCGTTAAGGATCTTTTAAAACCCTCATGGAAAGATGGTCAAGTCAGCAAGGATGCATACAAAACCATAGTGAAGAAGGTGGTTGACAAAGTGACTGGTACCATACCGGGGGCTAATATTCCACAGACACAAGAAAAGATTGACAGTTATTTGTCATTTTCAAAACCGAAGCTGACAAAACTTGTACAG GCATATGTGGAAAAAATGCAAAAAGGCTAA
- the LOC112185691 gene encoding zinc finger CCCH domain-containing protein 38 isoform X2 — protein sequence MVRSRSRSWTRSRSQSWSRSPDRGYRRESVFLDRNRSRSGVSAQVCKDFAGGRCRRGSDCQLLHEGNSSYDDSWEGRHRNGSASKYSTPPVSGDNPLKTGRSSVYGNDFINGKSRREASSKFDNHRVSDGFSKGSANEIIRERDNDRERDSDRRRRDASTERGVEREPRRSGDIPCKFFAAGNCRNKKFCRFSHHIQSHASSERRSRDDRWGLGHSLNDTDQAWNGRKWNDTPSDSAKLSPDNTGRPRDGRWALGHKINDADQEWDGQKWSDTVTLPESAKLGADNNGNIGVPELRSSAWSMNDNSWGRGLNNENQMCGDPSVSHEAAKRNEKEAQLWKGDKVGAKSKDTEKWLGDMSPDWNYTLQSSNIGKEEHGHIRRGSEISRINDTSLNACKQDMSPDWNYTLQTSNNISREEHGHSARGSESSRLNDTSLKAGNQDIIREASVQVHGGASVMQPMIAERSNYLQNQDIREGGSIGLPHDGKNAIDRTASSRTDLNVSANIMSHQSFDHNVQSSTASPFPGMNTIGQSQALIPAHTQGGLVNPQDTLSGQRKSVIKLDIGDSKTSLVTGLPPVPNVVGGKDLTQLTSLSVSLAQLLENGHQLPQLYAALNSHNALNAPPFPKSEGSSEQLSAIQPEPAMLSQKPYDPTSDTMELKKQEHNNNKACLLPNSTGKTGVDGKLEKPSDDYHQIRNSVEEPRRKSHQLNQPDGNNELGVEESKKVEEENNSPENGPLEVADKDGADEGKKLKEVKGIRAFKFALAEFVKDLLKPSWKDGQVSKDAYKTIVKKVVDKVTGTIPGANIPQTQEKIDSYLSFSKPKLTKLVQAYVEKMQKG from the exons GGTTAGGAGTAGAAGTAGAAGCTGGACCAGGAGTAGAAGCCAGAGCTGGAGCAGGAGTCCAGATCGTGGCTATAGGCGAGAATCAGTTTTCCTTGATAGAAATAGAAGCAGATCGGGAGTTTCAGCTCAAGTGTGCAAAGATTTTGCTGGTGGAAGATGCAGGAGAGGAAGTGATTGTCAGTTACTACATGAGGGTAATTCAAGTTATGATGATAGCTGGGAAGGTAGGCACAGGAATGGTAGCGCCTCAAAATATTCTACACCCCCTGTTTCAGGGGACAATCCATTAAAGACTGGAAGGTCTTCGGTGTATGGTAATGATTTCATTAATGGGAAGTCTAGGAGGGAGGCATCTAGCAAGTTTGATAATCACCGAGTTTCTGATGGGTTCAGTAAAGGTTCTGCAAATGAGATTATTAGAGAAAGGGACAATGATAGAGAAAGGGACAGTGATAGAAGGAGAAGAGATGCTTCTACAGAGCGAGGTGTTGAGCGTGAACCCCGCAGGAGTGGTGATATTCCTTGCAAATTTTTTGCCGCGGGAAATTGTCGGAACAAAAAGTTTTGTCGGTTTTCCCATCATATTCAGTCACATGCAAGTTCTGAAAGAAGGTCACGGGATGACAGGTGGGGATTGGGCCACAGTTTAAATGATACAGACCAGGCATGGAATGGTCGAAAATGGAATGACACTCCGTCAGATTCTGCAAAGTTGAGTCCAGATAATACTGGAAGGCCACGGGATGGCAGATGGGCCCTGGGCCACAAAATAAATGATGCAGACCAGGAATGGGATGGTCAAAAATGGAGTGATACTGTGACTCTGCCAGAGTCGGCAAAGTTGGGTGCGGATAATAACGGAAATATTGGTGTTCCAGAGCTGAGGTCTAGTGCTTGGTCTATGAATGATAATAGTTGGGGGCGTGGTCTGAACAACGAGAACCAAATGTGTGGTGACCCAAGTGTTAGTCATGAAGCAGCCAAGAGGAATGAGAAGGAAGCACAACTGTGGAAGGGGGATAAAGTAGGTGCTAAGTCAAAAGATACTGAAAAATGGCTCGGAGATATGTCTCCGGATTGGAATTATACATTGCAATCCTCCAATATTGGGAAAGAAGAGCATGGTCACATTAGACGGGGTTCAGAAATTTCGAGAATTAATGATACTTCTTTAAATGCTTGCAAACAAGATATGTCTCCGGATTGGAATTATACATTGCAAACGTCCAACAATATTAGCAGAGAAGAGCATGGTCACAGTGCACGGGGTTCAGAATCTTCAAGACTTAATGATACTTCTCTAAAAGCTGGCAATCAAGATATAATTCGAGAGGCTTCAGTCCAGGTACATGGTGGTGCTTCAGTTATGCAACCAATGATAGCTGAAAGATCTAATTATCTACAGAACCAGGATATAAGGGAAGGTGGTTCTATTGGATTGCCACATGATGGCAAGAATGCAATTGATAGAACTGCTAGTTCTCGCACTGACCTCAATGTTTCTGCAAATATCATGTCACACCAAAGCTTTGACCATAATGTGCAGAGTTCAACTGCTTCTCCCTTTCCTGGCATGAACACAATCGGGCAAAGTCAAGCGCTTATCCCAGCTCACACCCAAGGAGGACTTGTAAATCCACAAGATACACTATCTGGACAGAGGAAATCTGTCATCAAGTTAGATATAGGGGATTCAAAAACATCACTAGTTACTGGCCTTCCTCCAGTGCCTAATGTGGTAGGTGGTAAAGATCTCACACAACTTACCAGTCTTTCAGTCTCGCTGGCTCAGTTATTGGAAAATGGACATCAGCTTCCACAGCTTTATGCTGCTTTAAATTCTCATAATGCATTGAATGCACCTCCATTTCCCAAATCTGAAGGATCTTCTGAGCAGCTTTCAGCTATTCAGCCAGAACCAGCCATGTTGTCTCAGAAGCCATACGATCCTACATCTGATACCATGGAACTTAAGAAGCAAGAACACAATAACAACAAAGCGTGCCTTCTGCCAAATAGCACAGGGAAGACAGGTGTTGATGGAAAATTAGAAAAGCCTTCAGATGATTACCATCAGATTCGTAATTCAGTAGAAGAACCTAGGCGTAAGAGCCACCAGTTGAATCAGCCTGATGGAAATAATGAACTTGGGGTTGAGGAAAGTAAGAAAGTAGAAGAAGAGAATAACTCCCCCGAGAATGGTCCCTTGGAGGTTGCAGATAAAGATGGGGCTGATGAGGGCAAGAAACTCAAGGAAGTGAAGGGGATACGTGCATTTAAATTTGCTCTTGCGGAGTTCGTTAAGGATCTTTTAAAACCCTCATGGAAAGATGGTCAAGTCAGCAAGGATGCATACAAAACCATAGTGAAGAAGGTGGTTGACAAAGTGACTGGTACCATACCGGGGGCTAATATTCCACAGACACAAGAAAAGATTGACAGTTATTTGTCATTTTCAAAACCGAAGCTGACAAAACTTGTACAG GCATATGTGGAAAAAATGCAAAAAGGCTAA